A window from Raphanus sativus cultivar WK10039 unplaced genomic scaffold, ASM80110v3 Scaffold1286, whole genome shotgun sequence encodes these proteins:
- the LOC130503994 gene encoding uncharacterized protein LOC130503994: protein MVIGAEAGAALSVRAFEELVSVKINQGLLSLKIRPNYNVVTGYPTKTNDWQRSYFYVKSDRSAFEEPLKTGYRVLWNNEFVPHSNTAEYEEDFLESARIVASQRQDLWENFSYGRIRRSADRIRLQVWRSDTVPIITKKSKRINLFNKAEQTEINRARVMRELPDLRLVVGKQLGFVEPDQNSNANSPNLEEPNATESDEVQLVRKTGNMRKEREGASSEGKQTEETSTGGGAGSEKKRARKDSSEVRPSSVEEGELQALEPSNGSRDDNLPNPSPGGGQAGEHQETSSKVKKKSKKNKKKNNGGSSGQEGASDLEKETVGAPTAAVSLPKAAVREDAGGSSRSAPKTQEKEAVPKDLQGFCPDKVDFIFKRDTPLVCNERDCARFVRQVRGSRKHLPLVKDLVFQDDYTAAAGSSVKVRTVFAFRPFLVFLLTWLSHSLSLMCCRAKGIGMKSSVSTTRS, encoded by the exons ATGGTGATTGGGGCAGAAGCCGGTGCCGCTCTCAGTGTCCGAGCATTCGAGGAGCTGGTTTCGGTGAAGATCAATCAGGGCCTGTTGTCGCTAAAGATACGTCCCAACTACAATGTGGTAACGGGCTATCCGACCAAGACGAACGACTGGCAGCGATCGTACTTTTACGTTAAGTCTGATCGCTCGGCTTTCGAGGAGCCGCTGAAGACCGGTTACCGTGTTCTTTGGAACAATGAATTTG TCCCCCACTCGAATACCGCGGAGTACGAGGAAGATTTTTTGGAGAGTGCTCGGATCGTCGCGTCTCAGAGGCAAGATCTTTGGGAGAACTTCTCGTACGGGAGGATTCGCAGGTCGGCTGATCGGATTAGACTAC AGGTTTGGCGTTCGGATACTGTTCCGATTATCACCAAGAAATCGAAAAGAATCAACCTGTTCAACAAGGCCGAGCAGACGGAGATCAATCGGGCCAGAGTTATGAGGGAATTGCCGGATCTACGCTTGGTGGTTGGGAAGCAACTTGGGTTTGTGGAGCCGGACCAAAACTCCAACGCAAACTCGCCTAATCTCGAGGAGCCTAATGCGACTGAGTCAGATGAGGTTCAGCTCGTGAGGAAAACGGGGAACATGAGAAAAGAGAGGGAAGGCGCTTCTTCCGAGGGGAAACAGACCGAGGAGACTTCCACCGGTGGGGGTGCCGGGTCGGAGAAGAAAAGAGCGCGAAAGGATTCCTCAGAGGTTCGACCTTCTTCTGTGGAAGAAGGGGAGCTCCAAGCCTTGGAGCCTAGTAATGGTTCTCGAGACGACAATCTCCCGAATCCATCTCCCGGTGGCGGTCAAGCGGGTGAGCATCAAGAGACTTCTTCTAAAGTGAAGAAGAAGtcgaagaagaacaagaagaagaataacGGCGGATCCTCGGGGCAGGAGGGGGCGTCTGATTTGGAGAAGGAAACCGTGGGAGCCCCGACTGCTGCCGTTTCTCTCCCAAAGGCAGCGGTTCGCGAAGATGCCGGGGGATCGAGCAGGTCCGCTCCGAAGACTCAGGAGAAGGAAGCTGTGCCGAAGGACCTTCAGGGGTTTTGTCCGGACAAGGTCGACTTTATCTTTAAGCGGGATACTCCTCTTGTTTGCAACGAGAGAGACTGTGCTCGCTTTGTCCGCCAAGTCCGGGGGAGCAGAAAGCATCTCCCACTCGTCAAGGATCTCGTCTTCCAAGACGACTACACCGCCGCCGCCGGTTCTTCGGTTAAGGTAAGGACAGTTTTTGCGTTTCGTCCGTTCCTCGTCTTTCTCCTAACTTGGTTGTCTCACTCTCTTTCTTTGATGTGCTGCAGAGCCAAGGGGATTGGAATGAAGTCGTCCGTAAGTACGACGAGGAGCTGA